In Streptomyces violaceusniger Tu 4113, one DNA window encodes the following:
- the lnt gene encoding apolipoprotein N-acyltransferase — protein sequence MPSGSDTTAETAPTGPDADRPGPRSGPAVTPPTGGAVEGGDTAEGGETGTAAPATASEPSASEPSTSEPSTGERRPGRLRRLGLLARREARRSALAAAGGLALGLAFPPFGVWPLSLVAVAALALLTHGRTARQGAWTGFAFGVPFFLLLLKWLSVVGWDAVIGLSIIQAAFLALMGAGLALVSRLPVPALWPLWTACLWIAEEWARDRVPFGGFPWGRLAFANTGSPYTPLAALGGAPLVTFGVAVTGGALASAALLLWRLKRAGGLSPRGALPAAGAVAVAAAVTVAGFAVPIPTAADDSVDIAVVQGNVQQPGMDFLGRPMMILDNHVKATLNLAKDVKAGRIAKPDLVIWPENASDLDPFQYREAYARIDEAVRAIGVPVLVGALVDHPTKQGYVENQGIVWDPKSGPGASYTKQHPVPFGEYVPFRKELSKIITRLQRVPRDFYPGDHTGVLNVGPARLGDVICFEVAYDEIVRDTVNAGARAIVVQTNNATYGRSGQPEQQLVMSKLRAIEHGRPVITAATSGISAVVSPDGTIEQRTKEFTQDVLTARIPLRDGKTLADRVGAIPEWVLAMVGVLSCAAAITIGRRGRTDEKGQ from the coding sequence GTGCCATCGGGTTCCGACACCACCGCCGAAACCGCCCCCACCGGGCCGGACGCAGACCGTCCGGGTCCGCGGTCCGGCCCCGCCGTCACGCCGCCCACCGGCGGCGCCGTCGAAGGCGGTGACACCGCCGAGGGCGGCGAGACCGGGACCGCGGCGCCCGCGACCGCCTCCGAGCCGTCCGCGTCCGAGCCGTCCACGTCCGAGCCGTCCACCGGAGAGCGGCGGCCCGGCCGGCTGCGCCGTCTGGGCCTGCTCGCCCGCCGCGAGGCGCGGCGCAGCGCGCTCGCGGCGGCCGGCGGGCTCGCGCTCGGCCTCGCCTTCCCGCCGTTCGGGGTGTGGCCGCTGTCCCTGGTGGCCGTCGCCGCCCTGGCCCTGCTCACCCACGGCCGGACCGCCCGCCAGGGCGCCTGGACGGGCTTCGCCTTCGGGGTGCCGTTCTTCCTGCTGCTGCTGAAGTGGCTCAGCGTGGTGGGCTGGGACGCGGTGATCGGCCTGTCGATCATCCAGGCGGCCTTCCTCGCGCTGATGGGGGCCGGCCTGGCCCTGGTCTCCCGGCTGCCGGTACCGGCCCTGTGGCCGCTGTGGACGGCCTGTCTGTGGATCGCCGAGGAGTGGGCCCGCGACCGGGTGCCCTTCGGCGGCTTCCCCTGGGGCCGGCTGGCCTTCGCCAACACCGGCTCGCCCTACACCCCGCTCGCCGCGCTGGGCGGCGCCCCGCTGGTCACCTTCGGTGTCGCGGTGACGGGCGGGGCGCTCGCCTCCGCCGCGCTGCTCCTGTGGCGGCTGAAGCGCGCCGGGGGCCTCTCGCCGCGCGGCGCCCTGCCCGCCGCCGGGGCCGTGGCCGTCGCCGCCGCCGTGACGGTGGCCGGATTCGCGGTGCCCATCCCCACCGCGGCCGACGACTCGGTCGACATCGCGGTCGTCCAGGGCAATGTGCAGCAGCCCGGTATGGATTTCCTGGGCCGCCCCATGATGATCCTCGACAACCATGTGAAGGCGACCCTGAACCTGGCGAAGGACGTCAAGGCCGGCCGGATCGCCAAGCCCGATCTCGTCATCTGGCCGGAAAACGCCTCCGACCTCGATCCCTTCCAGTATCGGGAGGCATACGCCCGGATCGACGAGGCCGTGCGGGCGATCGGCGTTCCGGTGCTGGTCGGCGCCCTGGTCGACCATCCGACCAAGCAGGGCTACGTGGAGAACCAGGGCATCGTCTGGGACCCGAAGAGCGGCCCCGGCGCCTCGTACACCAAGCAGCACCCCGTGCCCTTCGGCGAGTACGTCCCGTTCCGCAAGGAGCTCAGCAAGATCATCACCCGGCTCCAGCGGGTGCCCCGCGACTTCTACCCCGGCGACCACACCGGTGTGCTCAACGTCGGCCCCGCCCGGCTCGGCGATGTGATCTGCTTCGAGGTCGCCTACGACGAGATCGTCCGCGACACGGTCAACGCGGGCGCCCGGGCGATCGTCGTCCAGACCAACAACGCCACCTACGGGCGCAGCGGACAGCCCGAGCAGCAACTGGTCATGTCCAAGCTGAGGGCGATCGAACACGGTCGGCCGGTGATCACCGCGGCCACGAGCGGGATCAGCGCCGTGGTCTCCCCGGATGGCACGATCGAGCAGCGGACGAAAGAATTCACGCAAGATGTGCTCACCGCGCGCATCCCGCTGCGTGACGGCAAGACCCTGGCCGACCGCGTCGGTGCGATCCCCGAGTGGGTGCTCGCTATGGTGGGCGTTCTGTCCTGCGCGGCCGCGATCACGATCGGCCGTCGGGGACGTACGGACGAGAAGGGGCAGTAG
- a CDS encoding Rho termination factor N-terminal domain-containing protein encodes MAKATTKSGKSTARDMASRGSDKSGSMEMRTKEDLYREAQKAGIEGRSQMSKSQLISALRHR; translated from the coding sequence ATGGCTAAAGCGACCACGAAGAGCGGGAAGTCGACGGCGCGCGACATGGCGTCCCGAGGGAGCGACAAGTCGGGCAGCATGGAGATGCGGACCAAGGAGGATCTGTACCGCGAGGCCCAGAAGGCGGGCATCGAGGGCAGGTCCCAGATGTCCAAGAGTCAGTTGATCTCGGCACTGCGCCACCGCTGA
- a CDS encoding amidohydrolase encodes MNDPTPAQAPEGRTVLLRGGEVHSPADPFATAMVVERGTIAWVGSEGAADSFADGVDEIIPLDGALVTPAFTDAHVHTTATGLALTGLDLTGARTLADALERVRAFAAAHPADRVLLGHGWDAARWPEGRPPSRAELDEATGGRPLYLTRIDVHSAVVTTALLDRVPGVSDLAGHRPGAPLTGAAHHAVRAAAHAAVTERQRTDAQRAALARAASLGIGSLHECAGPDISSEDDLTGLLKLAAGEPGPRVHGYWAEAASSAADLDKVRELGAIGAAGDLFADGALGSHTACLHQPYADTPHTGTAYLDAAAIAAHVIACTEAGIQAGFHAIGDAAVTAVVEGVRAAADKAGLARVRAARHRVEHVEMLTPETIAAFADLGLTASVQPAFDALWGGEDGMYAQRLGPERARTLNPYAALLRAGVPLALGSDCPVTPLDPWGTVRAAAFHRTPEHRISVRAAFTAHTRGGWRAIGRDDAGVLVPGAPADYAIWRTGELIVQVPDTRVAGWSTDPRSGTPGLPDLTPGGQLPVCVRTVVGGRTVHLRPDE; translated from the coding sequence GTGAACGACCCGACCCCCGCCCAGGCCCCCGAAGGCCGTACCGTCCTGCTGCGCGGAGGTGAGGTCCACAGCCCCGCCGATCCGTTCGCGACCGCGATGGTCGTCGAGCGCGGCACCATCGCCTGGGTCGGCTCCGAAGGGGCCGCGGACAGCTTCGCGGACGGCGTGGACGAGATCATCCCGCTGGACGGGGCGCTGGTGACCCCCGCGTTCACCGATGCGCATGTGCACACCACCGCGACCGGGCTCGCTCTCACCGGACTCGATCTCACCGGCGCCCGTACGCTCGCCGACGCGCTGGAGCGGGTGCGCGCCTTCGCCGCCGCCCACCCCGCCGACCGGGTGCTGCTCGGCCACGGCTGGGACGCCGCCCGCTGGCCCGAGGGACGGCCCCCGTCGCGGGCCGAACTCGACGAGGCGACCGGCGGTCGCCCCCTGTATCTCACCCGCATCGATGTGCACTCCGCCGTCGTCACCACCGCCCTCCTCGACCGCGTCCCCGGCGTGTCGGACCTGGCCGGCCACCGTCCCGGCGCCCCCTTGACCGGAGCCGCCCACCACGCCGTCCGGGCCGCCGCCCACGCGGCCGTCACCGAGCGGCAGCGCACCGACGCCCAGCGGGCCGCCCTCGCCCGCGCCGCCTCGCTCGGCATCGGCTCCCTCCACGAATGCGCCGGGCCCGACATCTCCTCCGAGGACGACCTCACCGGGCTGCTGAAGCTCGCCGCCGGGGAGCCGGGACCGCGGGTCCACGGCTACTGGGCCGAGGCCGCGAGCAGCGCCGCCGACCTGGACAAGGTGCGCGAACTCGGCGCCATCGGCGCGGCGGGCGACCTCTTCGCCGACGGGGCGCTCGGCTCGCACACGGCGTGTCTCCACCAGCCGTACGCCGACACGCCGCACACCGGCACCGCCTATCTGGACGCGGCGGCCATCGCCGCCCATGTCATCGCCTGCACCGAGGCCGGCATCCAGGCCGGATTCCACGCCATCGGCGACGCCGCCGTCACGGCCGTCGTCGAGGGCGTACGGGCCGCCGCCGACAAGGCCGGGCTCGCCCGCGTCCGCGCCGCCCGCCACCGCGTCGAACACGTCGAGATGCTCACCCCCGAGACCATCGCGGCCTTCGCCGACCTCGGCCTCACCGCCTCCGTCCAGCCCGCCTTCGACGCCCTGTGGGGCGGCGAGGACGGCATGTACGCCCAGCGGCTCGGCCCCGAGCGGGCCCGCACCCTCAACCCGTACGCGGCGCTGCTGCGCGCCGGTGTGCCCCTGGCGCTCGGCTCCGACTGCCCCGTCACCCCGCTCGACCCCTGGGGCACCGTGCGCGCCGCCGCCTTCCACCGCACCCCGGAACACCGGATCTCCGTCCGCGCCGCCTTCACCGCCCACACCCGCGGCGGCTGGCGGGCCATCGGGCGGGACGACGCCGGCGTCCTGGTGCCCGGCGCGCCCGCCGACTACGCGATCTGGCGGACCGGTGAACTCATCGTGCAGGTGCCCGACACGCGGGTCGCCGGATGGTCGACCGACCCCCGCTCCGGCACCCCCGGCCTGCCCGACCTCACCCCCGGCGGTCAACTGCCCGTCTGCGTGCGCACGGTGGTGGGCGGACGCACCGTCCACCTCCGGCCGGACGAGTGA
- a CDS encoding polyprenol monophosphomannose synthase, with protein MAEEPRTGAEAPSTKAEEPLAGADEPLTDGAGPESRRERQDDGGRRKYGPLGTTLVIIPTYNEAENIKSIVERVRKSVPDAHILVADDNSPDGTGKVADELAAEDDRVKVLHRKGKEGLGAAYLAGFRWGIEHGYGVLVEMDADGSHQPEELPRLLTALKGADLVIGSRWVPGGRIVNWPKSREFISRGGSTYSRLLLDVPIRDMTAGYRAFRKETLEGIGMDEVASQGYCFQIDLAWRAIKAGFHVIEVPVTFIERERGESKMSRDIVTEAAWRVMSWGVGSRVNKMLGRKEP; from the coding sequence ATGGCCGAGGAGCCGCGCACCGGAGCCGAAGCGCCCAGCACGAAGGCCGAGGAGCCGCTGGCCGGAGCCGACGAGCCGCTCACCGACGGCGCGGGCCCGGAGTCGCGCCGCGAGCGCCAGGACGACGGTGGCCGGCGGAAGTACGGTCCGCTCGGTACGACCTTGGTGATCATCCCGACCTATAACGAGGCGGAGAACATCAAGTCGATCGTCGAGCGGGTCCGGAAGTCGGTTCCGGACGCGCACATCCTCGTCGCGGACGACAACAGTCCGGACGGCACCGGCAAGGTCGCCGATGAGCTGGCCGCCGAGGACGACCGCGTCAAGGTGCTGCACCGCAAGGGCAAGGAGGGCCTCGGCGCCGCCTATCTGGCCGGGTTCCGCTGGGGCATCGAGCACGGCTACGGCGTGCTGGTGGAGATGGACGCCGACGGTTCCCACCAGCCCGAGGAGCTGCCCCGGCTGCTCACCGCGCTCAAGGGCGCGGATCTGGTGATCGGTTCCCGCTGGGTGCCCGGCGGCCGCATCGTCAACTGGCCCAAGTCCCGCGAGTTCATCTCCCGGGGCGGCAGCACGTACTCCCGCCTCCTCCTCGATGTGCCGATCCGCGACATGACGGCCGGCTACCGCGCGTTCCGCAAGGAGACGCTCGAGGGCATCGGCATGGACGAGGTCGCCTCCCAGGGCTACTGCTTCCAGATCGACCTGGCCTGGCGGGCCATCAAGGCGGGCTTCCACGTCATCGAGGTTCCGGTCACCTTCATCGAACGCGAGCGCGGCGAGAGCAAGATGAGCCGCGACATCGTCACGGAGGCGGCCTGGCGGGTCATGTCCTGGGGCGTGGGCTCACGGGTCAACAAGATGCTGGGCCGCAAGGAGCCGTAA
- a CDS encoding Lrp/AsnC family transcriptional regulator, whose protein sequence is MEELDRQIVELLVKDGRMSYTDLGKATGLSTSAVHQRVRRLEQRGVIRGYAAVVDPGAVGLPLTAFISVKPFDPSAPDDISERLAEVPEIEACHSVAGDENYILKVRVATPLELEHLLSRIRSLAGVSTRTTVVLSTPYEARPPRV, encoded by the coding sequence GTGGAGGAGTTGGACAGACAGATCGTGGAGCTGCTCGTCAAGGACGGCCGGATGAGCTACACGGACCTGGGCAAGGCCACCGGCCTGTCCACATCGGCCGTGCACCAGCGGGTTCGCCGCCTCGAACAACGGGGCGTGATCCGCGGCTATGCCGCCGTCGTGGACCCCGGGGCCGTCGGGCTGCCCCTTACCGCGTTCATCTCGGTCAAACCCTTCGACCCCAGCGCGCCCGACGACATCTCCGAGCGGCTCGCCGAGGTGCCCGAGATCGAGGCGTGCCACAGCGTCGCGGGCGATGAGAACTACATCCTCAAGGTGCGCGTCGCCACCCCGCTGGAGCTGGAGCACCTGCTCAGCCGGATCCGCTCGCTGGCCGGGGTCTCCACCCGCACCACCGTGGTCCTCTCCACGCCCTACGAGGCGCGCCCGCCGCGCGTCTGA